The genomic stretch agcggtttggcactgccttcggcccaggtgtgatcctggagacctgggattgagtcccacatcaggctccctgcatggagcctgcttctccctctgcctgtgtctctacctctctctgtgtgtgtctctcatgaatatataaataaatttttttaaaaaagagtgttgTGAGAACAAAATGAGATGGTGGGTATCAAAATGTTTGAAACTGTAGCTAgcaaaacatatacatatactgGCTCAATAAAAATCTGCTCTCTTACCTTCAGCCCCTAAATCCTTTTCCAGAAGAACCAGTCTTGGTGACAGTGTATATTCATGGAGGACGAGAACTccttgcttatattttctttatagtgtACCAGAATGCcaccaataatttttttaaagattttgtttatttattcatgagagacacacagagaaagaggcagagacacaggcagagggagaagcaggctccatgcagggagcctgatgtaggactcaatcccgggactctgggatcacaccctgaggaaaacagagacgctcaaccactgagccaccctggcatcccgacaccaataatttttaatggtaaaataaTAAACTAGGGACTCCTGAgcggctcagaggttgagcgtctgcctttcgctcagggcatgatcctgggatccaggatcaagtcccacgtcgggctccctgcatggagcttctccctctgcctatgtctcttcctctctctctgtgtctcttgtgaataaataaaatcttaaaaaaaaaaaaaaataaataaataataaagtaataaactAGAAAAATCATATCACCAGATAGTATCCATGTTGGAAGCTTTAGCCATACTCAGCTGACCTTCTGGGAAGCAGGCCTTAGGTTAGAGACTCCAAATCAGCTCCAGCTCTCACTACATCTCAGGTGGCCTCACCGTTAGCAGAACAACCACACAGAAGAGAGCTCATCCCATATATGTTTCTGCTTGAGAGAACCAACTCCCCAAGGGTTactttgggggtttttttgttgttgttgttttgtttttgtttgtttattttatttatttattagaaacagagagaaagagagagagagagagaggcagagggagaagcagactccatgcagggagcctgacatgggactcagtcccgggcctccaggatcacaccctgggctgaaggcagcgctaaactgctaagccatcgGGGCCTCCCCCAAGGGTTACTTTGAAGTAAAATAACTTTGTTACATATTTAAAATCAACTTGATCCTTAAAATCGGAAGTTCACTTTACCCCAAATTCGAACTTCCCTTCCCTAGTAGAGAGAGGTCTCTGGAAGGTGCTGGGCCTCATAGCACTAGGGCTTAGGCTGCCAGTCTTGAGGGGAAGGCTTTTCCATCATTATGACAGACACCAAGGCCAGAGTCCTTAGCCTCGATTCAAACCTCTAACCACAACCTGCCTTTCCAATCCACCCCTCCACTCACTAACAAATGCTCTATGCTCCCCCTAAATTAGATTGTTGGCTGTTCCCTGAATGGGTCTCGTGCTTTCACACTAGCTTAACCTCACTCATACACTCAGCTCAGAAACCACCTCCTCCTCAGAGCCTCCCCGATTCTTCTCACTACCAGGTATGAGGCCTCTGTCCTGTGAACATACTTAGCCCTAACTTGACTCTCTCTTTGCACTTGTCATTTTCTATCTTATATTGAAGGGATTGGTGTGCCTTTCCTATCTCTATCCCCTGCCCTTCTAGACTATAACCTCCTTGGTGGCACAATCTGCTATATTGTTTCCATATCTCTCACACTATCGAGCatagtattcagtaaatatttgctaagtgaaGAATAAATGCTCAGGTTTCTAAGTTCAAAATGTTGCCCTTGAAAGACTCTACACCTTGGTTTAATAGCAGTTCTATTGAAATTTGGATCAGGGCAATTCTTTGCTGTAGGGTGCTATTCTGTGCATTGTAAGATATTCAGCAGCATCCGTGTGGCCAGTACCAACTAGATGCCAATAGAAGGCTCTCCACTTCTTCCTCCAGTTAAGATAGACAAAAGTTAACTCCAGacgttgccaaatgtcccctggaggGGGAAACCACTCCCCAGCTGAGAACCCCTGCTCTATATCAATAGTTCTCACACCTGGCTATAGGTTTAGACTTACTTAGACCTGTAGACTCAGCCTTGAAGTCCAGGGAACCTAGATCCAAATCCTCACTCCACCACTTACTCTGCATCTTTGAACAAACTACTTCACTTTTTGGAGCCCGTTTTATCAtcttaaaatgagtaaaataccACTTAAAACATATAATTGTTGTGAATGTCAAATGACCTATAATGTGTACATAACAAGGATTCAATAAATGGACTGAGTAAAATTTCTCAAGTAGCTTCTCAAGCACAATGCCAATGAATTAGGGAAGGCTCACTGTGCTGCCAGTTGGCACTATTACAGCCATATCCAGCTCAATCCAGGTCACCCAGCCAAGCACAGTTTTGGAGTGCCCAAGTCTGACTGGAGGAACAATTCCCCTCACTTTCCCATCCCccaaattctcaaaataaaatctgatcTTACTTTATCTCTTAGAATAACAACATACATGCACAGTGTGTTTTtcacagagagggaggagaataGATAAGAATATATGAGAATGCCAGGAAACAAATCACTTATAATAATAGATTAATTACTTATAATATCATTATTAACTACAAAATTATCTACAATAATAGCTGAAATGTGTTAAGCAATCCTATGTGGCAGGCAATGTTCTAAGCACTTCAAACATATTACCTCATTGTGTCCTCCCagaaatataatgtattttttaattcactttttatttttcagacttAAAAAATGCTGTAAAAATAATCATAGTTCCAATATATCTTTCATCcagtttttttcaaataacatcttacataactatgattatcaaaaccaggaaattagcATTGACATAATATTAATTATGAATGTACTAATATTCACAGTTTTGCTGATCACTCTCATAATGTCCCTTTTCTGGTCTAGCATCTAATCCAGTATGCTAAACTGAATAAAGTTGTCATATCTCCCTGGTTTGCCCCAAGCTAGAGTAGTTTCTCAgtcttctttgtctttcatgattttgacaggtttttttttttttttttttttttttttaattcatgagagacacagagaaaggcagagacaggcagagggagaagcaggctccctatggggagcctgattcaggattcgatcccaggatgccgggatcatgaactgagccaaaggcagacactcaagcactgagccacgcaggtgccccaattttgacagttttgaagatactagtcagttattttgtagaaagcgcctcagtttgggtttgtctgctgtttcttcatgattaaatTCAGATTATGCATTTTGGGCAAGAATACCACAGAAGTAATGTGTGCCTACTCCATGCATCACATCAGACAGCCCATGATACTGATCATTCCCAACTACTGAGGATGTTAATTTTGAAcacttggttaaggtggtgtctgccaggtttctctactgtaaagttactctttttcccattgtaatAAATAAGTATCTTGTGGAGAGATAATTTAAGGCTATGCAAAAAGCCTGTTTCTTCTCTTCATACTTTTgccaactaatttttaaaatccattgaCGATTCCCATCTTCAACAAGTGTTACTGTGGTATTAGCCAAATGGtaattttctatttccatcattccttctacatttatttttttttaagatttatttattcatgagagacacagacagagaggcagagacacaggcagagggagaagcaggctccatgcagggagcctgatgtgggactcaatcctgggactccaggatcatatcctgggctgaaggcaagcactcaaccactgagccacccaggagttcctccttctacatttattaattgggATTCTACTATAAGAAAAagcttcaggggatccctgggtggcttggcggtttagcgcctgcctttggcccggggtgtgatcctggggtcccgggatcaagtcccgcgtcgggctccaggcatggagcctgcttctccctcctcctgtgtctctgcctctctctctctctctctctctctatgtctatcataaataaataaatctaaaaaaaaaaaagaaaaagcttctccttctctcccatttatttattgacttatttatttatacacataaaAACTCATGGACATTTATGGATTATAATCCATCACTATCATTATTATGTTGTTCATATTGTCTCAAAATGGAACATTGAGAGCTCCTGCAAGTAgacttttatgtctttttaacaTATCATTCTTTAGCAATTCCAGACTTTCTGATACCataagatgctccaggctcatctgtACTTCCCTGGCTtgccctggaatcagccatttctccaaggagctctgGTTCCTTTTCCTGGAGAATGGTATTCACAAACCCTGGGCAGTAAGGTATTGCAAGGTATTGCCCATGGCTACCAGTGGCTAGTGCTTCTGGGCCCTCTAGTGGACAAAGCAAGGAaatagacacatgcacacacattagTGGACTCTTATTAGGCTCATTTTACAAATTAGGTAAATGAGACGCAGAGGTTAGCAACTTGCCCAAAATCATAAAGTTAATACGTAATGGAACAGGGAAGTGAAAATAATGACCGATCTACCACAAGTCCTAACAAGAGGGAGTAACTTCTTTACACATACAGGTCAGCAGAAAGCAACAAACCTAACACTCCAGATACCCTCTTTGGGACCAAGTAACAGAAGTCTGCAATAATAACCACAGTAATAACCACCAGGTAACTGAACACCTACTTGGACACTGGCTATTGGGCATCCCCAGTAGCTCATTTATTCCTAATTCTGCAATGTGGATATTCGTTTTATAAACCAGAGAATCAAAGATCAAAGCCAAGACTACATCATTAAGTGATAGAGCAAGTAGTTGAGCAAGTAGTTGAGCAAGTAGTTGATCCAGGTCTGCCTGGATGTAAAATTCATGCTTATCCCACTAtatcaatattttccaaaattgattTTCAGTAGGACATAAATGagctttaactttatttttttaacgtatttattcatgagagacacagagaaagaagcagagacataggcagaaggagaagcagactccctgtagggagcccgatgtgggactcaatcctgggaccccaggatcacacactaagctgaagatagatgctgagccactgagctatccaggtatcctgaacttttgttttataaattatatgtttatgttaatgaatgttagaaaaaaatctaagatgtACCAAACCCCTAATCTCACAGATAATATTGCAGAGGATGACGCTGTTTTGTAAACtaaatttgtttaaagaaaaatggggatccctgggtggcgcagcggtttggcgcctgcctttggcccagggcataatcctggagacccaggatcgagtcccacatcgggctcccggtgcatggagcctgcttctccctctgcctgtgtctctgcctctctctctctctctctctgtgactatcataaataaataaaaacataaaaaaaaataaagaaaaataaagaaaaagtaagcagagtgcctgggtggctcagacggttaagtgtctgcctttggctcaggtcatgatcccaaggtcctggaatcaagttctccctctccctctgcctgcagctcaccctgctgtgctctctcactctctctcaactaaataaataaatcttataaagaaaaagtaagaagtaAATAATAGTAGAGGTGGTACAAGCTACAGCAAGAATCATAAAGGTCATCCAGAAATATCTGAGGTTTGGGAAACATAATACTATAGACATGTGCAACTTATTCTAGATTATACTATGGAATTAGAGGCTACAAAAAGAACAACAGATTAAGAAACTTTGACCTGCGTTTTAGCTTCAGATGTGTCACCATTACCTTGGTGAACTTGGGTATTTCATTtgctctctctgggcctcagtttcctcatctgaaaaaaagggggggggtagtGATTAAGTTATTTAGTACAACCCTTTTAAAAGCAATTTAGttataatatcaaaaaatataaaactgttcttaacttttgttttattttttttaagatttatttatttatgatagacagagagagagagagaggcagagacaggaggagggagaagcaggctccatgctgggatcccgacatgggactcgatcccgggactccaggatcgcaccctggaccaaaggcaggcgctaaaccgctgagccacccagggatcccctgttcttaatttttgacccagtaattccactttggGAAGAAATCTTGCCCAATAATTTAACATTTGGAAAACAGTTACAAACTTAAAGAAATGtatcaatattcaaaaataaaacaatctaaaaATTCAGCATGGGCGAATAGTTAAATTATCTGGAGcactcaggatccctgggtggctcagcggtttagcacctgccttcggcccagggcgtgatcctggagtccgggatcaagtcccacctcaggctccctgcatggagcctgcttctctctctgcctgtgtctctgcctctctctgtctgtgtcttaaataaataaataaataaataaataaataaataaataaataaataaataaaatattttaaaaataaataataaaataatctggaGCACATATACTTGTTGGGAATAttatgcaatctttaaaaatgtctcttatgggggtacctgggtggttcggttggttaagtatctactttcagttcaggccatgatctcagggtcctgggatagagctctgtgtgggttccctacccagaagggaatctgtttctctttctccctctgcccccctccacctctcatgctctctctctctcaaataaataaacttttttttacaaaaggagggagcaccaggtggctcagtcatgtgTCCaactgagtgtccaactcttgattttggttcaggtcatgatctcagggtcatgagatccagctctgcctgggtgtggagcctgcttgagattctctctctcttgagattctctctctccctctgcccctccccatatgcgctctctctttctccaaaaagaaagaaaagttaatagaAATGTCCATTATGAAGATGACATAGCAACATGCTTATAAAGTGAACAAAAAGAAACTTATTCACATAGTATGGTTATCaatgtataaagaaaatcatACGCAAGAAACACACCCAAAATACCACCAGATGGTAAGagcaaatatttctttatctgtactttccaaattttctctacTATAGCTATAttacatttagaattttaaaacttctcaatAAAGAGATTCAACTAAGTAACCTCCAAGAGTCCTTCTGGCTCTAACATTCTGTGGCTTTCCTCTGGAACTACAAGCAGAGGTCAGGTGAgagtaaaatattagaaaagtttAGATGGCAGGAGCTATGTGTgcctgtttaaattattttaatagtacTCAAAACAGCACATGAGAACAATTTGGAAACTAGAACTTGGGGAAATGATGCAACACCTTCCATCTATGTGGCAGAAAGGGCACAAGTCTGGGAAAGAGCCCTTGGATTGAACCAGAGGACCTCTAAGGGCCCTTTCTAGACAAGTTGTTCATTTGCTTATTGAACAAACATTTACAAAGCATCTACCATGTGTCAGCTGTATGCAGCTGAATGACTACTGAGCCATCGATGGGAGAAAGATTTTTAGTTTCCTAGGACAGTCCCAACAAAATAGCACAGAATGAGggacttaaacaacaaaaatttattttctcatatctcTGGTATCTCTTTGCCCAAATCTCTTCTTCTTAGAAGGACTCCAGTTGGACTGAATTTGAACCCACCATATAACCACATTTTAACTCAGTCATCTCTTTAAAGACtctatcttcaaatacagtcatTTTGAAGTACTGGGGGTTGGAGCTTTTTTAAGCAACAAACTATATGTATAACTGCATTGAGAGCTGCATTCAAATACAATGAGGAACCATGTGAAGGCATAATTAATTCTTATGGGAACTATCAGAAACTGCTATACAGACAAAGCATCATCTAGGCCCAGTTTTAGCTCCAGAATCTCAAGTCTAACAACCATCATTCTTGATTGTCATAGAAATATTTTAGGAtcacaaaacagggatccctgggtggcgcagcggtttggcgcctgcctttggcccagggcgcgatcctggagacccgggatcgaatcccacgtcaggctcccggtgcatggagcctgcttctccctctgcctatgtctctgcctctctctctctctctatgtgactatcataaataaataaaatttaaaaaaattaaaaaaaaaaaaaaaaaaaggatcacaaAACAGGAATAAGACAGCACCAAGAGATAAAACAGACTTGACTAGAAGCCAAAAGAAGATTGGCTTTGTTCCAAAGCCAAAAAAGTAGAGACCATCCTCTTATAGCTGAACTGGGATTATGGATTCAAATACAGGAAACTTGAAGGTCAGGTGAAGATCCTGACTAGTGTATGGAATAATCTGCTCCTTGTTCCCATTTCTTAAGTCATGAGAATTTTAATGTGTGCTGGGGCTAGGGGGTATTGTCAGGTGTCTTTTCCCCCCactaaaggtttatttatttacttgagagagagagagaacacatgcacaggggaagagggggagagaaaccCAAGCTAACTACATGcgtagcatggagcccaacacagagctcaatgcagggcttgatcccacaaccctgaaatcatgaccctgagatcatgacctgacctgaaccaagggtcggatgcttaaccaactgagccatccaggcgccccatcaGGTCTTGATTAACACCCACCTCTTGTCCCTTCTTCCATCCAGAAGTCATTCTTTTCCCACCTACCTCCAGCTAAGCTTTTCTctaagccagatttttttttttaagattttatttattcatgatagagagagagagaagcagagacacaggcagagggagaagcaggctccatgctgggaccctgacgcgggactctatccggggaatccgggatcacaccctgggccaaaggcaggcactgaactgctgagccacccagggattcctctaAGCCAGATTTTAAACCTCAATTCCTTATCCATTTAAAATAGTCCTGTGAAATGTTGGAgaggtgtggagaaagggaaaccctcctgcactgttggtgggaatgtgaactggtgcagccactccggaaaactgtgtggaggttcctcaaagagttaaaaatagggcagcggtggcgcagcggtttagcgccgcctgcagcccggggtttgatcctggggaccctgaacggagtcccacattaggctccctgcatggagcctgcttctccctctgcctgtgcctctgcctctctctctctctctctctctgtgtgtctctatgaataaataaaatcattaaaaaaaaaaaagagttaaaaatagatctgccctacgacccaccaattgcactgctggggatttaccccaaagatacagatgcaatgaaacaccgggacacctgcacccggatgtttatagcagcaatgtccacaatagccaaactgtggaaggagcctcggtgtccatcgaaagatgaatggataaagaagatgtggtttatgtatacaatggaatattactcagccgttggaaatgacaaatacccaccatttgcttcgacgtgtatggaactggagggtattatgctgagtgaaataagtcaatcggagaaggacaaacattatatggtctcattcatttggggaatataaaaaatagtgaaaggggggatccctgggtggcgcagcggtttggcgcctgcctttggcccagggggcggtcctggatacccgggatcgaatcccacgtcgggctcccggtgcatggagcctgcttctccctctgcctgtgtctctgcctctctctctctcactgtgtgcctatcataaataaataaaagtttaaagaaaaattaaaaaaaaatagtgaaagggaataaaggggaaaggagaaaaaataagtgggaaatatcagaaagggagacagaacatgaaaaactcctaactctgggaaatgaactaggggtggtggaaggggaggtgggcggggggtgggggtgactgagtgacgggcactgaggtgggcacttgacgggatgagcactgggtgttattgtatatgttggcaaattgaacaccaataaaaaatttattttaaaaataaataaataaaataaataaaataaaatagtcctgtgacacctcggtggctcagtggttgagcatctgcctttggctcagggcatgattctgggttctggagattgagtcccacatcagattcactgcaaggagcctgcttctctctctctgcctgtgtctctgcctctgtgtgtgtgtctctctcataaataaataaaatctttttcaaaaataaaattaagtaaaaaataaaatagtcctctcttggggcacctgggtggctcagtggttgagcgtctgcctttggctcaggtcatgatcccacagttctgggatggaatcctgcacagggctccccacaggaagcctgcttctccctctgcctatgtctctgcgtttctgtgtgtgtctctcatgaataaataaatcttttaaaaaaatactcttctcTTGAAGTACCCTAGATCCctgaataaaaaaaggaaggaaaaattgcTCTGATGTAGGTAGCACAATGCTGGGGGATCATTTCTGTTGGCCCCTTCCCTTTCCAGTGCCTGGCCATGACCTGTTGCCTTCCACCAGGGGTCGCCAGAGGCCATCGGGATAATCGCCAGGCTCCTAGTAGGAGGCTCCAGGAAGATGGCCAAGAATGTGAGTGCAAAGGTCAGTATCAACAATAGCACTCCACGTCAGGATCCCGCTCTCACCCCTGAGTTCCCTTCATCTCCACCCCACAGACCTGTTCAGATGTTTTCTGAGCTGACTTCACCCACTGCCCTCTCCACCGGCCCACCACGCAGTACCAACGCTCGTCTTCTTCCTGAACCTCCGCAGTTGACCCCTCCCAGGTCCAAGGGGAGTTGGCTGAATCTCTAGCTGCCCCTTCCCCTTCACTCTTTTCCCCAAGAACCCAGGGCTGACTCCCAAAAACTTCCTGGATCTTGGTTTTGACCTTCTTTTACTCATAAATAAGACTGAAATCTGGGAGGCAAAATGGTTGGCTAAGTTACggcagccaaaggcagatgcctagatcttttcttcattttttggtCTCCTTAAATGATATCCTGATGCCCCCTCCAAACCTGCTACCAAATTCCTGGCAATACAGGTCAGGCAAAACAACTCAGAAATCCTGGTGCTCATGTAACTGGGTATCCCCTCTGTTCTCTGCTGACTCCTTTCCTAACTTCCAAggcaatctgaaaaaaaaaactggaaggcAAGGAGGATAGCAAGTAAAGCCCTGTCCTACTCCCTACTCTCTTATTAACCTTCCCCTCTAAGTACCAACCCTGTTATTTCAGACTGGTTCCTGAGAGCTCATAAAAGAAAACTTATAACAGTGCCTGGGATGCCAAAGAAGCAGTGTCCCTGTGATCATTTCAAGGCCAATGTGAAGAAAACCAGTAAGTGTCAAAAGAATGACCTTCCTTAAACCAGAGTCGCTCTATTGAATCAGTGAGGGATAGACCAGGGTTTGAGAATAGACAAGAGAACAAAATGAAGACCAAGATAAGCCCATCTCTCAGCCCTTTCTACTCAATGTCaacttaaagaaatagaaagaggaaggaaaacaggaTACAATTTTCCTAATACTAGAAAGGTTCAACCAAATTCTTAGATTTTAGAAGCCCATTGCTTATCAAAGTGGAGGGAGATGGAGCTATTGGGCGCCTGGTCATTAATCTCTTAAGATGATACCAGTATCAATGTCAAATAGAATTTGGTTCCTCCCTTCAGCAGTTTTTAAATgccatataaaaaataaattgtcaaattaaaaatgattgaTATTATGaagactgagggatccctggatggtgcagcggtttagtgcctgcctttggctcagggagcgatcctggagacccgggatcgaatcccacgtcagactcccggtgcatggagcctgcttctccctctgcctatgtctctgcctctctctctctctctctgtgactatcataagtaaataaaaatttaaaaaaaaagaaatcgatATTATGAAGACTGAGATAAATGAGGATCCTCATCACTGCTGGTAGAAGTAAAATAGGAAGTACCTATcaaaaatgtatctatttttaaaaattttattttggggggctcCTGtatgggtcagttggttaagcatctggctcttgattttgcctcaggtcatgatctcaaggtcctaggattgagccctatgtcaggctccatgctcagaggggtctgcttgaggattatctctctctctctctctccactctgccccttccccctactcGAGTTATatcttctgtctcaaataaataaatcttttttaaaaaataaaataaatattttattttttaagtaacctgtacccccagtgtggggctcaaactcacaaccccaagatcaagagttgcatgctctaccaactgagccagccaggagtccctCCTATCAAAAATTTAAGTGTGTGTACCTTTTATTCCAGTAATCTCACTTCAAGCAATCTCCAGCATAGGATATTAGCATGGATACTCAAAGatatacataaaagaatattatagCAGTATTTGTATtaacaaatagattaaaatagaAACTATGCATCAAAAACAAATTGGGTAATTCTGTAGTTGTCAAAAATGATGAGGTAAATCATTATGTGTTGATTAGAAAGATATCcacaatagataaaataaaaaagagaggcacccgggtggcatgatcagttaagcgtccaactcttacTTTTGGCTAGGGTCGTGATCTGGGGAtaagatggagtcctgcatcaggctccatgctcagcacagagtctgtttgagatattctctctctctctctctctctctctctctctcctgtctctccttctcatgctctctctctctctctctctaaaataaataaatattttataaagaaagag from Canis aureus isolate CA01 chromosome 1, VMU_Caureus_v.1.0, whole genome shotgun sequence encodes the following:
- the CXCL17 gene encoding C-X-C motif chemokine 17 isoform X2, whose translation is MTCCLPPGVARGHRDNRQAPSRRLQEDGQECECKDWFLRAHKRKLITVPGMPKKQCPCDHFKANVKKTRNQRHHRKPNKHSRACQEFLKQCQLKSFALPL
- the CXCL17 gene encoding C-X-C motif chemokine 17 isoform X1; amino-acid sequence: MKILISSLLLLLPLMLMPVVSSSPNPGVARGHRDNRQAPSRRLQEDGQECECKDWFLRAHKRKLITVPGMPKKQCPCDHFKANVKKTRNQRHHRKPNKHSRACQEFLKQCQLKSFALPL